One genomic segment of Chitinophaga sancti includes these proteins:
- a CDS encoding flippase: protein MSNPKYTYWLKSGIYSGLQKIAVLLFGIGSVLVLTRSLTKSDMGVWNLFLVYTGIIEIIRQSLIKNAVIKYINGHAAEEHPHIQSAALYLNIVITVLIGILIAAFIIPVSKLLQAPPLAMVMYLFLPGLLLLIPFSHFEWVQNANADFRGIFWGYLSRQGTSFILIVAHLLIDHNITLTHLIAYFDAGLVCGTLVSGYFARNFVTRQIKYHKEWFTRLWTFGRWVFGTNVSASLFRNTDTFIISSFLGTPSVALYNVCLRISNLVDVPSQVLGDILFPKTAKMMEDGNLQMVKYYYERAVGSILAIAVPASLAILLLPRLVIGIIAGQGYMEAIPILQVTIFYGLFLPFIKQFGTIMDSIGLPKLNFYVITVTAICNIFICMFYTRQMGLMGAAYGTMTSYGICFIITQTILYRKLNTSLLNVGKYMLQFYPEAISVVQQRYLLKWKAR, encoded by the coding sequence ATGAGCAACCCGAAATACACCTACTGGCTGAAATCCGGCATCTACAGCGGATTACAGAAAATCGCCGTACTCCTGTTCGGGATCGGCAGTGTGCTGGTATTAACCCGCTCACTGACCAAATCTGACATGGGCGTATGGAACCTCTTTCTCGTATATACCGGTATTATCGAGATCATAAGACAAAGTCTGATTAAAAACGCTGTGATCAAATACATCAATGGTCACGCAGCGGAAGAACACCCCCATATACAGTCCGCTGCTTTATACCTCAATATTGTAATCACAGTCCTGATCGGTATACTGATCGCAGCCTTTATCATTCCCGTGAGCAAGCTATTACAGGCACCCCCATTAGCGATGGTGATGTACCTGTTCCTGCCCGGTTTATTGTTGTTAATTCCCTTCTCTCACTTTGAATGGGTACAGAATGCCAATGCTGACTTCAGGGGTATTTTCTGGGGGTATTTAAGCCGTCAGGGTACGAGTTTCATTTTGATCGTTGCGCATTTGCTGATTGATCATAATATTACCCTCACACACCTTATCGCCTACTTCGATGCAGGTTTGGTATGTGGCACCCTTGTATCGGGGTACTTTGCCCGGAACTTTGTGACCCGTCAGATTAAGTATCATAAGGAATGGTTTACCAGACTCTGGACCTTTGGCAGATGGGTGTTTGGTACGAACGTGAGCGCTTCTTTGTTCCGTAATACAGATACATTTATTATATCTTCTTTTTTAGGAACACCATCAGTCGCCTTGTACAATGTATGTTTGCGTATATCCAATCTCGTAGATGTGCCTTCGCAGGTATTAGGTGATATTTTATTTCCTAAAACAGCGAAGATGATGGAAGACGGAAACCTCCAAATGGTGAAGTACTATTATGAAAGAGCTGTAGGCAGTATTCTCGCTATCGCAGTACCCGCCAGCCTCGCTATTTTATTGTTACCCAGGCTGGTGATCGGCATCATTGCAGGTCAGGGATACATGGAAGCAATACCAATTTTGCAGGTCACTATATTTTATGGCCTGTTTCTGCCATTTATCAAGCAGTTTGGCACTATTATGGATTCAATAGGCCTTCCCAAACTGAATTTTTATGTAATCACTGTAACGGCTATCTGTAATATATTCATCTGCATGTTCTATACCCGGCAGATGGGACTGATGGGCGCTGCTTATGGTACCATGACCTCATATGGCATCTGCTTCATTATCACGCAGACCATACTTTACCGTAAGCTCAATACCAGCCTGCTCAATGTGGGAAAATATATGCTGCAATTCTACCCGGAAGCGATCTCCGTGGTACAGCAACGTTATTTACTAAAATGGAAAGCAAGATGA
- a CDS encoding glycosyltransferase — protein sequence MIRNRDIIVVGLQPWDIKIGSNCKNMAQELSQYNRVLYVNRALDRISAIRSSDDEMVLTRKASLRGNTNDLKPVTASLWTLDPRTVLESINWIPVPSIFDRINLVNNKRLAREINQAAKRLGFNDALLFIDNDFFRAQYLPELLEGVKETIYYIRDNLTSQPYFKKHGVRLEPLLMQKATMVAANSAYLAAYGAKYNKASFDIGQGCDFGWTKEENPPFNDFKRPVIGYVGALITSRLNISLLEQIATQRPEWTLVLVGPEDEAFRNSSLHQLKNVHFMGARHGGELPSWLSTFDVCINPQELNEMTIGNYPRKIDEYLALGKPVVATDTVAMQIFAPYVYLCKTADDYITNIHNALQEGDNTELQEARKAFAFSHTWEQCIALMGAYLEQTQNVEA from the coding sequence ATGATCAGGAACAGGGATATAATCGTAGTAGGCTTACAGCCCTGGGATATTAAAATCGGGAGTAACTGTAAGAACATGGCGCAGGAACTGTCACAATACAACCGTGTACTGTATGTAAACCGCGCACTTGACAGGATCTCTGCCATCAGATCCAGCGATGACGAAATGGTGCTGACCAGAAAAGCAAGCCTCCGTGGCAACACCAACGATCTGAAGCCTGTCACTGCTTCGCTCTGGACCCTGGATCCACGCACCGTACTGGAATCTATCAACTGGATTCCAGTGCCATCGATCTTTGACAGGATCAACTTAGTCAACAATAAAAGACTCGCCCGCGAAATCAACCAGGCAGCCAAGCGACTGGGATTTAACGATGCGTTGTTGTTTATCGATAATGATTTTTTCCGTGCACAATACCTGCCTGAATTGCTGGAAGGTGTAAAGGAAACGATCTACTATATCAGGGATAACCTGACCAGTCAGCCATATTTCAAAAAACATGGTGTAAGACTGGAACCATTGCTCATGCAGAAAGCTACGATGGTCGCTGCCAATTCAGCTTACCTCGCAGCATATGGTGCAAAGTATAACAAAGCATCTTTTGATATCGGACAGGGTTGTGATTTTGGTTGGACGAAAGAAGAAAATCCACCTTTCAACGATTTCAAAAGGCCTGTGATCGGGTATGTAGGTGCATTGATCACTTCCCGGCTCAACATCTCATTGCTGGAACAGATTGCTACACAACGTCCTGAATGGACACTGGTACTGGTAGGGCCGGAAGACGAGGCATTCCGTAACAGTTCGCTGCATCAGTTGAAGAACGTACACTTCATGGGTGCCCGTCATGGAGGAGAACTTCCATCATGGCTCAGCACTTTTGATGTATGTATCAATCCACAGGAGCTGAATGAGATGACCATAGGTAACTATCCCCGTAAGATAGACGAATACCTGGCACTGGGCAAACCCGTGGTAGCAACAGATACGGTAGCGATGCAGATTTTTGCACCTTATGTATATCTCTGCAAGACAGCAGATGACTACATCACAAACATCCACAACGCCCTGCAGGAAGGTGACAACACCGAACTGCAGGAAGCAAGAAAAGCCTTTGCATTTTCACATACCTGGGAACAGTGTATTGCATTAATGGGGGCATACCTTGAACAAACTCAAAACGTAGAAGCATGA
- a CDS encoding O-antigen ligase family protein — protein MRQSLITRAAPLRGSGVLDKPLAFAAVLVVAISISLLVGYEDYRIGMIISAGLLGGMVTLICLFNTRLGFLITTVLGFFMFYIKRMSDDTLPMGVAVDVLTAVTFIGAYYRKTIHKQRIWQYMKNPVSYMYIMYLGFLLIELFNPSMYSVSGWIFTVRKFVNFVMIYFIGLFTFNSVKDVKDYLKLWLFLSVLCGAYGCFQEWFGLLGFEEHWVVSDPVRYRLYFQGGEIRKFSFLSDPTAYGILMACSIVFAIVLAMTTQKPKQRNWLIVGIIIMCLGMAFSGTRTAYFMIPGGLAIYFLMTITNRRTLLFMAGFFMFIVVLMFGPFSGNNTVNRIRTSFHLKDDESMNVRDENRHHIQPYILRHPIGGGVATSGVLGIQYNPGHPLAGFPPDSGYLRTALETGWIGLIITMTLFFVTLLVGVKGYYRARTQEVRALYVAIVTGLYAYIIAHYAQVAIGQIPGAFFFYSAMAIIVKMKDFETPSHTNSDQAKTITT, from the coding sequence ATGCGACAATCACTCATCACAAGAGCAGCACCTCTGCGAGGATCCGGTGTACTTGACAAGCCACTGGCCTTTGCCGCTGTGTTAGTAGTTGCCATCAGCATCAGCCTGCTGGTGGGCTACGAAGATTACCGCATAGGTATGATCATCTCAGCAGGTTTGCTGGGTGGCATGGTCACCCTGATCTGTTTGTTCAATACCCGTCTGGGTTTTCTGATCACGACAGTATTGGGTTTCTTTATGTTTTACATTAAGCGCATGTCTGACGATACGCTCCCCATGGGTGTGGCCGTCGATGTACTGACAGCGGTGACCTTCATCGGCGCGTATTATAGAAAGACGATTCATAAGCAGCGCATCTGGCAGTATATGAAGAATCCTGTTTCTTACATGTACATTATGTACCTGGGATTTCTGCTCATCGAATTGTTCAACCCCTCTATGTACTCAGTATCGGGTTGGATATTTACCGTGCGCAAGTTTGTCAACTTCGTGATGATCTATTTTATCGGCCTGTTCACATTCAACAGTGTCAAAGATGTAAAAGATTATCTCAAACTCTGGTTATTCCTGTCCGTACTGTGCGGTGCCTATGGCTGTTTCCAGGAGTGGTTTGGGTTACTGGGCTTTGAAGAGCACTGGGTAGTAAGTGATCCGGTGCGTTACAGACTGTACTTCCAGGGTGGTGAGATCAGGAAGTTCTCCTTCCTCTCCGACCCTACTGCTTATGGCATATTGATGGCGTGCAGCATTGTGTTTGCCATAGTACTGGCCATGACCACACAAAAGCCAAAACAACGTAACTGGCTCATAGTGGGCATTATCATTATGTGCCTGGGTATGGCCTTTTCCGGTACGCGTACGGCTTACTTTATGATACCCGGGGGGCTGGCTATCTATTTTCTGATGACCATCACGAACCGTAGAACATTGCTGTTTATGGCAGGGTTCTTTATGTTTATCGTGGTGCTCATGTTCGGCCCATTTTCCGGCAATAATACGGTAAACCGTATACGTACGTCCTTTCACCTCAAAGATGATGAATCGATGAACGTGAGGGATGAAAACAGGCATCATATACAACCTTATATACTGCGGCATCCCATCGGGGGTGGTGTAGCAACTTCCGGGGTATTGGGTATACAGTACAATCCAGGCCATCCGCTGGCAGGTTTCCCCCCGGATAGTGGTTACCTACGGACAGCACTCGAAACGGGCTGGATCGGGCTAATAATCACCATGACGCTATTCTTTGTGACGCTCCTGGTAGGAGTAAAAGGATATTACCGGGCCAGGACCCAGGAGGTCAGGGCGCTATATGTAGCTATTGTAACAGGGCTATATGCCTACATCATCGCACACTACGCACAGGTGGCCATCGGGCAGATACCCGGCGCATTCTTCTTTTACAGCGCCATGGCCATCATCGTAAAAATGAAAGATTTCGAAACACCTTCTCATACAAATTCAGACCAAGCAAAAACTATAACAACATGA
- a CDS encoding TolC family protein, which produces MKQHISILLIFLATGLTMSAQNKTLPSTPSKDVSAEDIQEKLVQLAYENPDLKVRVYEKQRAEYELNKAKGNWLNYVTLSANFNDVTLGRFKNSGDYRAQVYYPLWNVGVNVPLGSLVGKGADVKVARSNVNIASAQEESAKRQIKAMVLSKYHDYLMNKQLLAMQNEITEDDFAAFTQAESKLAAGSISYESYTSASQLYNNDRTKKLNLERDLANVKLEIEELIGVKLETVIAQ; this is translated from the coding sequence ATGAAACAGCACATCAGCATCCTTTTAATTTTCCTCGCTACAGGCCTCACAATGAGCGCACAAAACAAGACTTTACCGTCTACCCCTTCCAAAGATGTATCTGCAGAAGACATCCAGGAAAAACTGGTACAACTCGCTTACGAGAATCCAGACCTTAAAGTAAGAGTATACGAAAAACAAAGAGCAGAATATGAGCTCAATAAAGCAAAGGGTAACTGGCTAAATTACGTGACCCTCAGTGCAAACTTCAATGATGTCACACTGGGTCGCTTCAAAAACTCGGGCGACTATCGTGCACAGGTATACTACCCGCTCTGGAACGTAGGTGTGAATGTGCCATTGGGCTCCCTGGTTGGTAAAGGCGCTGATGTAAAAGTAGCGAGGTCGAATGTAAACATCGCCTCTGCACAGGAAGAATCAGCTAAAAGACAGATCAAAGCAATGGTATTGTCCAAATACCACGACTACCTGATGAACAAACAATTGCTGGCTATGCAAAACGAAATCACTGAAGATGATTTTGCAGCATTCACACAGGCAGAAAGCAAACTGGCGGCAGGCAGCATTTCTTACGAATCATATACATCCGCATCACAGTTGTATAATAATGACAGAACCAAGAAGCTGAATCTGGAAAGAGACCTGGCTAATGTAAAGCTGGAAATCGAAGAGCTGATCGGCGTGAAGCTGGAGACTGTTATCGCCCAGTAA
- a CDS encoding prolyl oligopeptidase family serine peptidase encodes MVKSTTTIVALLFVMCIQTVNTYAQHRMDSILIPVNPWNKIGALLQLPDDYNKSKKEYPLIVFLHGKSKSGHDLSKLYMEGIPYWINNGEKIEAVNPVDGKLYKFIVVAPQAPSWGLKPAEIKRLLDDVEKHYRVDRSRIYLTGYSAGGWATVMAMTDNATLSNRIAAAVPMSVATIDEANMKRFKLVADANIATWYLAGTDEPHFLEECERYKDSTNSHKPNLAKLTILDGFAHHTWKALYDTKNKQYGMNIYEWMLQYKK; translated from the coding sequence ATGGTAAAAAGTACCACTACAATTGTTGCACTCTTGTTCGTAATGTGCATACAAACAGTGAACACCTATGCGCAGCACAGAATGGACAGTATTCTTATTCCGGTAAATCCCTGGAATAAAATAGGGGCATTGCTGCAGCTCCCGGACGATTATAATAAGTCCAAAAAAGAGTACCCCCTGATCGTTTTTCTGCATGGAAAAAGCAAATCAGGACATGATCTGTCTAAGTTATACATGGAAGGTATTCCTTACTGGATCAATAATGGAGAGAAAATAGAAGCTGTAAATCCCGTTGATGGTAAACTGTATAAATTCATTGTTGTTGCGCCACAGGCGCCTAGTTGGGGACTGAAACCAGCAGAGATCAAACGCCTGCTGGACGATGTAGAGAAACATTACAGGGTAGATCGCTCCAGGATATACCTCACTGGTTACAGTGCAGGCGGCTGGGCGACGGTGATGGCTATGACGGATAATGCGACGCTGTCTAACCGTATTGCGGCAGCAGTACCCATGTCGGTAGCAACGATTGATGAAGCGAATATGAAACGCTTTAAGCTGGTAGCAGATGCGAATATCGCCACCTGGTACCTGGCTGGGACGGACGAACCACATTTTCTGGAAGAGTGTGAGCGGTATAAGGATAGTACGAACTCTCATAAGCCAAATCTGGCTAAGCTAACTATATTGGATGGATTTGCACATCATACCTGGAAAGCACTGTATGATACGAAGAATAAGCAGTATGGTATGAATATTTACGAGTGGATGTTGCAATACAAAAAGTAA
- a CDS encoding PKD domain-containing protein gives MKNLPIVRLLICACLLLTASVYPYVLKAQGDQTAITVKLGTSQTTGAWLHLPDDYNSTSTSYPLLIFLHGVGEGGTDVNAVLAHGVPKVIANGAKMQYTVNGKLFKFIVVSPQIPNGWASETMVQSLLNDIKSKYRVDASRIYLTGLSAGGYGVLNYIASGTTYSDNLAAIVPVSSAAIDANKFAGLCNVASSKLAVWMLCGTSDSFIGNQRDYIADMKACSPSITPIATEYSGGTHSDDVWDKAYDPNHTYQNPNIYEWMLQYSRNNVSSTISAPVAAVASSSLTITLPTNSTTLDGSTSTGTITTYAWTQTSGPSTATLSSTSTAKITASNLVAGTYVFKLTVSNSAGSSSQTVTVVVKAAATAAPVAAVASSSLSITLPTNSTALDGSSSTGTITSYTWAQTSGPSTATLSSTSTAKITASNLIAGTYVFTLTVKNTTGSSSKTVTVTVNAATGGKTACASCKFLITPGTDGGAYINGNNLGVQPGDTVCIQSGSYDYIQFFNITGTTAKPIVFINCGGQVKIGNGGSYGFVFNNAKYFKVTGTGSSDTYGFSVDGVSKKLNVGLGISKGCTDYEADHFEITGSEVGVMAKVNPDCDVNNQYPTFAIRNVKLHDLYIHDVTGEGMYIGNTAPNGETSTCNGVSTTLLPPRIYNLKIYNVITANTGWDGIQVASAPENVEIYNNKVSNYGVQNKGSQQAGIILGGESNGKVYNNTVIKGTGNGIEIFGTGLSYVYNNILSDCGIDGTSAGQDAIFIDDRPTKQNYKPLQVYVMNNTIVNSGRDAIRMQNSNGTDGTGNLFVNNLAVKPGSLASRGALAYLTIQSGISYTSANGLNYPDAATVKFVDAANKNFHLATGSPAIDQGKDLSAYFKIDIDGNARPQGSAYDVGADEYASGTAVNVAPTASAGTDQTITLPVTTVTLNGTGSTDSDGTIKTYKWVQTSGPVTATFSSTAIASPVLTKLTAAGTYVFTLTVTDDDGATATDAVTITVNAANVAPTANAGTDQTITLPTTTVTLNGTGSKDSDGSIKTYKWVQTSGPVTATISNTAIASPVITNLKTAGTYVFTLTVTDDDGATATDAVTITVNAANVAPTANAGTDQTITLPTTTVTLNGTGSKDSDGSIKTYKWVQTSGPVTATISNTAIASPVITNLKTAGTYVFTLTVTDDDGATATDAVTITVKAATIANVAPTANAGTDQTITLPTTTVTLNGTGSKDSDGSIKTYKWVQTSGPVTTTISNTAIASPVITNLKTAGTYVFTLTVTDDDGATATDAVTITVKAATTSTPVANKVPVANAGSDITITMPRNTTTIDGSGSTDSDGAIVSYKWTQVSGPSTASVPSSTAAKTDINQLSYVGTYVFRLTVTDDDGATATDDINIIVKAASNNSLVANAGADQSITLPTVNTVTLTGAGSTTNNYISSYKWELVSGTAAAVTILNPASETPVITFSQAGTYVFRLTVTDTYGATATDEVSVYVNGKSAAVDDSEVTMQVYPNPASTSLNLKLVVKETANLVVRIFNSNGYIRGTYYLGTTNTVMKTFDVSGLANGLYILEITDGKSMKLTSKFIKVN, from the coding sequence GTGAAGAACCTACCTATTGTCAGGCTACTAATATGTGCCTGTCTGTTATTAACCGCATCTGTCTATCCCTATGTATTGAAAGCCCAGGGAGACCAGACTGCGATCACTGTAAAACTAGGCACCAGCCAAACTACAGGTGCCTGGCTGCATTTACCGGATGATTACAACAGTACATCGACCAGTTATCCTCTTTTAATTTTCCTGCATGGCGTAGGAGAGGGGGGAACTGATGTCAACGCTGTATTAGCGCATGGTGTACCAAAGGTAATTGCAAACGGTGCAAAGATGCAGTATACAGTCAATGGAAAGTTGTTTAAATTTATCGTGGTATCTCCGCAAATCCCCAATGGATGGGCAAGTGAGACCATGGTGCAAAGTCTACTGAATGATATTAAATCAAAGTACAGAGTAGATGCATCCCGTATTTACCTGACCGGGTTAAGTGCCGGTGGTTATGGTGTATTAAATTACATCGCGTCCGGTACAACCTATTCAGATAACCTGGCTGCTATCGTACCCGTGTCTTCAGCAGCAATTGATGCAAATAAATTTGCAGGACTATGTAATGTCGCCAGCAGCAAACTTGCTGTATGGATGCTCTGTGGCACCAGCGACAGCTTTATTGGCAACCAACGTGATTACATCGCTGATATGAAGGCGTGTAGTCCATCTATCACACCTATTGCTACCGAATACAGCGGTGGTACACACAGCGATGATGTTTGGGACAAAGCATATGATCCCAACCACACTTACCAGAATCCTAACATTTACGAATGGATGCTTCAATACAGCCGCAACAACGTTTCTTCTACCATATCCGCTCCTGTAGCTGCCGTAGCCTCTTCCAGCCTGACCATAACCTTACCAACGAATAGTACTACTTTAGATGGTTCCACTTCTACCGGCACCATTACTACATATGCATGGACGCAAACCTCAGGTCCTTCTACTGCTACACTGAGCAGTACCAGCACTGCAAAGATCACTGCCAGCAACCTCGTTGCCGGCACTTATGTTTTTAAACTAACGGTATCTAATTCTGCCGGGAGTAGTTCACAGACTGTAACAGTAGTGGTGAAAGCCGCTGCAACAGCCGCTCCGGTGGCAGCAGTCGCCTCTTCTTCCCTGAGCATTACATTACCTACCAACAGCACTGCTTTAGACGGTTCTTCTTCTACCGGTACCATCACCAGTTATACATGGGCACAAACTTCAGGTCCTTCTACTGCTACACTGAGCAGCACCAGCACTGCGAAGATCACTGCCAGCAACCTGATAGCTGGTACCTATGTGTTTACACTGACCGTGAAGAACACTACAGGTAGCAGCAGCAAAACAGTCACCGTAACCGTAAATGCCGCTACCGGTGGCAAGACCGCCTGCGCCAGTTGCAAGTTCCTCATTACACCAGGTACGGATGGCGGTGCATATATTAATGGTAACAACCTGGGTGTTCAACCAGGTGATACCGTATGTATCCAGTCAGGTAGTTACGACTATATCCAGTTCTTCAACATCACCGGTACCACTGCCAAACCAATCGTATTCATCAACTGCGGTGGCCAGGTAAAAATAGGGAATGGTGGTAGCTATGGTTTTGTATTCAACAATGCCAAATATTTCAAAGTAACGGGTACAGGTAGTTCAGACACTTATGGCTTTAGTGTAGACGGAGTGAGCAAGAAACTGAACGTAGGTCTTGGTATCAGCAAGGGATGTACCGATTATGAAGCGGATCACTTTGAGATCACCGGCTCTGAAGTAGGGGTGATGGCAAAAGTAAACCCTGATTGCGATGTCAACAACCAGTATCCAACTTTCGCTATCAGAAATGTAAAACTGCATGATCTTTATATACACGATGTAACCGGCGAGGGTATGTACATTGGTAACACCGCGCCAAATGGTGAAACGTCTACCTGCAACGGTGTATCTACCACCTTGTTACCTCCACGTATTTATAACCTGAAAATTTACAATGTTATCACTGCCAATACAGGTTGGGATGGTATCCAGGTAGCTTCCGCACCTGAGAATGTAGAGATCTATAATAATAAGGTATCTAACTACGGTGTTCAAAACAAAGGTAGCCAGCAGGCGGGTATCATCCTTGGGGGTGAGTCCAATGGTAAGGTCTACAACAACACGGTGATCAAAGGTACCGGTAACGGTATTGAAATATTCGGTACAGGTCTGAGTTACGTTTACAACAACATCCTCAGCGATTGTGGTATAGATGGTACCAGTGCAGGCCAGGATGCCATCTTCATCGATGACCGCCCTACCAAACAGAACTACAAACCACTGCAGGTGTATGTAATGAACAACACCATCGTCAACTCAGGCAGAGATGCGATCCGTATGCAGAATTCAAATGGTACAGATGGTACCGGCAACCTCTTTGTCAACAACCTTGCGGTAAAACCTGGTTCACTGGCTTCCAGGGGAGCACTCGCATACCTGACTATTCAATCCGGTATTTCATACACATCTGCAAATGGACTGAACTATCCGGATGCTGCGACTGTGAAGTTTGTAGATGCAGCTAATAAGAATTTCCACCTGGCAACGGGTTCTCCTGCCATCGACCAGGGCAAGGATCTAAGCGCTTATTTCAAAATTGATATAGATGGCAACGCCCGCCCACAAGGCAGCGCATACGATGTAGGTGCCGATGAATATGCATCCGGTACTGCTGTAAATGTAGCGCCCACTGCCAGTGCAGGTACTGACCAGACCATTACTTTGCCCGTTACAACTGTTACACTTAATGGTACCGGATCTACTGATAGTGACGGAACCATTAAAACTTACAAATGGGTACAAACTTCGGGTCCTGTAACTGCCACTTTCAGCAGTACGGCCATCGCCTCGCCGGTATTGACTAAACTCACTGCTGCAGGCACCTATGTATTCACCCTGACTGTGACGGATGATGATGGCGCTACCGCTACTGATGCTGTAACCATTACTGTGAATGCAGCGAATGTAGCACCTACTGCCAACGCTGGTACAGATCAAACCATCACCCTGCCTACGACCACTGTTACCCTGAATGGTACAGGTTCCAAAGACTCTGATGGTTCTATCAAAACTTACAAATGGGTACAGACCTCTGGTCCTGTTACTGCTACCATCAGCAATACAGCTATTGCTTCGCCGGTGATCACTAACCTGAAAACTGCGGGAACTTATGTATTTACCCTGACTGTGACGGATGATGATGGTGCGACTGCTACTGATGCTGTCACCATTACTGTGAATGCAGCGAATGTAGCACCTACTGCCAACGCTGGTACAGATCAAACCATCACCCTGCCTACGACCACTGTTACCCTGAATGGTACAGGTTCCAAAGACTCTGATGGTTCTATCAAAACTTACAAATGGGTACAGACCTCTGGTCCTGTTACTGCTACCATCAGCAATACAGCTATTGCTTCGCCGGTGATCACTAACCTGAAAACTGCGGGAACTTATGTATTTACCCTGACTGTGACGGATGATGATGGTGCGACTGCTACTGATGCTGTAACTATCACCGTAAAAGCTGCGACTATTGCGAATGTAGCACCTACTGCCAATGCTGGTACAGATCAAACCATCACCCTGCCTACGACCACTGTTACCCTGAATGGTACAGGTTCCAAAGACTCCGATGGTTCTATCAAAACTTACAAATGGGTACAGACCTCTGGTCCTGTTACTACTACCATCAGCAATACAGCCATTGCTTCGCCGGTGATCACTAACCTGAAAACTGCGGGAACTTATGTATTTACCCTGACTGTGACGGATGATGATGGTGCGACTGCTACTGATGCTGTGACTATCACCGTAAAAGCTGCGACTACTTCTACACCTGTTGCCAATAAAGTACCTGTAGCCAATGCGGGTAGCGATATCACCATCACGATGCCGAGGAACACCACTACCATAGATGGATCTGGTTCTACTGACAGTGATGGCGCTATCGTATCTTACAAATGGACACAGGTATCTGGGCCGTCTACGGCATCTGTACCGTCTTCTACTGCTGCGAAGACAGATATCAATCAGCTCTCTTATGTAGGTACTTATGTATTCAGACTCACAGTGACTGATGATGATGGGGCAACTGCAACCGATGATATCAATATAATTGTGAAAGCAGCCAGCAACAATAGCCTTGTGGCCAATGCAGGTGCAGATCAGAGCATCACCCTGCCAACTGTGAATACAGTGACACTGACGGGTGCCGGATCTACTACCAATAATTATATCTCTTCTTATAAATGGGAATTGGTGAGTGGAACTGCTGCTGCAGTGACCATTCTGAATCCGGCTTCTGAAACACCGGTAATTACATTCTCACAGGCAGGCACTTATGTTTTTCGTCTCACCGTGACAGACACATATGGCGCCACCGCCACCGACGAAGTATCGGTGTATGTGAATGGCAAGTCTGCGGCTGTGGATGACAGCGAAGTCACTATGCAGGTGTATCCTAATCCTGCCAGTACCTCTCTCAACCTGAAGCTGGTGGTGAAAGAGACGGCCAATCTTGTTGTAAGAATATTTAACAGCAACGGGTACATCAGGGGTACTTATTATTTGGGTACCACGAATACAGTAATGAAAACCTTTGATGTAAGTGGTTTAGCAAACGGGCTGTATATTCTTGAAATAACGGATGGTAAGTCCATGAAACTAACCAGTAAGTTTATAAAAGTGAATTGA